From one Trifolium pratense cultivar HEN17-A07 linkage group LG1, ARS_RC_1.1, whole genome shotgun sequence genomic stretch:
- the LOC123906284 gene encoding carbon catabolite repressor protein 4 homolog 2-like isoform X2 yields MLTVVRVHLPSDIPIVGCELTPYVLLRRLDTTVTTDDVLETFPLDGHFLRYKWYRVHSDKNVAVCSIHPSETATIQCVSCIKARVPVPKSYHCTSKCFSDAWQHHRALHDRAANAVNENGNEEDEAFGRFNSSVSSSASSASLTNGYAAPMYPASIKNGSETWFEVGRSKTYTPSGDDIGHVLKFECSVVDAVTKLPVGQVNTLLTNRVITAPSPVPRRVIRVDGMGHLDLDRRMTSLGTFTVMSYNILSETCASNDLYNYCPPWALSWQYRRQNLLREIVGYCADIICLQEVQNDHYEEFFAPELDKHGYNGLFKRKTTEVSSGNTIDGCATFFRRDRFSHVKKYEVEFNKAAQSLTDAMIPTTQKKTALNRLVKDNVALIVVLETKVNNQPVDNLGKRQLLCVANTHVHVQQDLKDVKLWQVHTLLKGLEKIATSADIPMLVCGDFNSVPGSAPHSLLAMGKVDPSHPDLTVDPLNILRPHSKLVHHLPLVSAYSSFARTVGLPFEQHKRRLDGGTNEPLFTSVTRDFVGTLDYIFYTADSLVVDSLLELLDEESLRKDTALPSPGWSSDHIALLAGFRCCKSKSRH; encoded by the exons ATGCTTACCGTGGTGCGTGTGCACCTTCCTTCTGATATTCCCATTGTTGGTTGTGAACTTACTCCTTATGTTCTTCTTCGCCGTCTTGATACAACCGTTACTACCGATGATGTTCTTGAAACTTTTCCTTTAGACGGCCATTTCTTGCGCTACAAGTG GTATCGTGTACATAGTGATAAAAATGTTGCTGTATGTAGCATACATCCATCTGAAACGGCCACAATACAGTGTGTAAGTTGTATTAAGGCCAGAGTACCCGTTCCTAAAAGTTACCACTGCACCTCAAAGTGTTTTTCAGATGCATGGCAGCATCATCGTGCCTTGCACGATCGTGCTGCAAATGCGGTTAATGAAAATGGAAATGAGGAGGATGAGGCATTTGGGCGCTTTAATAGTTCTGTATCTTCCTCTGCATCAAGTGCTAGCTTGACAAATGGGTATGCAGCTCCTATGTATCCAGCATCTATAAAAAATGGCAGTGAAACTTGGTTCGAAGTTGGACGATCTAAGACTTATACCCCGTCTGGTGATGACATTGGTCATGTCCTTAAGTTTGAATGTTCTGTTGTTGACGCAGTGACAAAGTTACCCGTGGGACAAGTTAACACTTTACTAACTAATCGGGTCATAACTGCTCCTTCACCTGTTCCGCGCCGAGTAATACGTGTTGATGGGATGGGGCATTTAGATCTAGATAGGCGTATGACATCTTTGGGAACTTTTACTGTTATGTCATACAATATTTTGTCCGAGACATGTGCCTCAAATGATCTGTATAATTACTGTCCTCCATGGGCACTTTCTTGGCAATATCGCAGGCAAAATTTGTTACGGGAAATTGTTGGTTACTGTGCAGACATTATTTGCCTTCAAGAG GTTCAAAATGACCATTATGAGGAATTTTTTGCTCCTGAATTGGACAAACATGGCTATAATGGTCttttcaagagaaaaacaaCTGAG GTATCCAGTGGCAACACAATTGATGGTTGTGCGACATTTTTCCGCAGAGACAGATTTTCCCATGTGAAGAAATATGAG GTTGAGTTCAATAAGGCTGCACAGTCTTTAACAGATGCCATGATTCCAACCACTCAGAAGAAAACTGCCTTGAATCGACTGGTCAAG GATAATGTTGCACTAATAGTGGTTCTAGAAACAAAAGTTAACAACCAACCAGTTGATAATCTCGGGAAAAGGCAACTTCTTTGTGTG GCAAATACACATGTGCATGTCCAGCAAGATTTAAAAGATGTCAAACTGTGGCAG GTGCATACTCTCTTAAAAGGGTTGGAAAAAATAGCTACAAGTGCAGACATTCCAATGTTGGTTTGTGGAGATTTTAATTCTGTTCCAGGAAG TGCTCCTCATTCACTTCTTGCAATGGGGAAGGTAGACCCATCACATCCTGATTTAACTGTTGACCCACTTAATATTTTACGTCCTCATAGCAAGTTGGTTCATCATTTGCCACTG GTCAGTGCATACTCGTCTTTTGCAAGAACAGTAGGTCTTCCATTTGAGCAGCATAAAAGGAGACTGGATGGCGGAACAAATGAACCTTTATTCACAAGCGTCACTAGAGATTTTGTTGGCACTCTAGACTACATATTTTACACAG CGGATTCATTGGTTGTGGATTCATTATTGGAGTTATTGGATGAGGAAAGTTTGAGGAAGGACACTGCACTTCCTTCACCTGGATGGTCCTCAGATCATATAGCTCTCTTAGCTGGGTTTCGCTGCTGCAAGAGTAAGTCTAGGCATTGA
- the LOC123906284 gene encoding carbon catabolite repressor protein 4 homolog 1-like isoform X1 has protein sequence MLTVVRVHLPSDIPIVGCELTPYVLLRRLDTTVTTDDVLETFPLDGHFLRYKWYRVHSDKNVAVCSIHPSETATIQCVSCIKARVPVPKSYHCTSKCFSDAWQHHRALHDRAANAVNENGNEEDEAFGRFNSSVSSSASSASLTNGYAAPMYPASIKNGSETWFEVGRSKTYTPSGDDIGHVLKFECSVVDAVTKLPVGQVNTLLTNRVITAPSPVPRRVIRVDGMGHLDLDRRMTSLGTFTVMSYNILSETCASNDLYNYCPPWALSWQYRRQNLLREIVGYCADIICLQEVQNDHYEEFFAPELDKHGYNGLFKRKTTEVSSGNTIDGCATFFRRDRFSHVKKYEVEFNKAAQSLTDAMIPTTQKKTALNRLVKDNVALIVVLETKVNNQPVDNLGKRQLLCVANTHVHVQQDLKDVKLWQVHTLLKGLEKIATSADIPMLVCGDFNSVPGRYDELFLNMFHFILQGLFICLYKGYSELCCSAPHSLLAMGKVDPSHPDLTVDPLNILRPHSKLVHHLPLVSAYSSFARTVGLPFEQHKRRLDGGTNEPLFTSVTRDFVGTLDYIFYTADSLVVDSLLELLDEESLRKDTALPSPGWSSDHIALLAGFRCCKSKSRH, from the exons ATGCTTACCGTGGTGCGTGTGCACCTTCCTTCTGATATTCCCATTGTTGGTTGTGAACTTACTCCTTATGTTCTTCTTCGCCGTCTTGATACAACCGTTACTACCGATGATGTTCTTGAAACTTTTCCTTTAGACGGCCATTTCTTGCGCTACAAGTG GTATCGTGTACATAGTGATAAAAATGTTGCTGTATGTAGCATACATCCATCTGAAACGGCCACAATACAGTGTGTAAGTTGTATTAAGGCCAGAGTACCCGTTCCTAAAAGTTACCACTGCACCTCAAAGTGTTTTTCAGATGCATGGCAGCATCATCGTGCCTTGCACGATCGTGCTGCAAATGCGGTTAATGAAAATGGAAATGAGGAGGATGAGGCATTTGGGCGCTTTAATAGTTCTGTATCTTCCTCTGCATCAAGTGCTAGCTTGACAAATGGGTATGCAGCTCCTATGTATCCAGCATCTATAAAAAATGGCAGTGAAACTTGGTTCGAAGTTGGACGATCTAAGACTTATACCCCGTCTGGTGATGACATTGGTCATGTCCTTAAGTTTGAATGTTCTGTTGTTGACGCAGTGACAAAGTTACCCGTGGGACAAGTTAACACTTTACTAACTAATCGGGTCATAACTGCTCCTTCACCTGTTCCGCGCCGAGTAATACGTGTTGATGGGATGGGGCATTTAGATCTAGATAGGCGTATGACATCTTTGGGAACTTTTACTGTTATGTCATACAATATTTTGTCCGAGACATGTGCCTCAAATGATCTGTATAATTACTGTCCTCCATGGGCACTTTCTTGGCAATATCGCAGGCAAAATTTGTTACGGGAAATTGTTGGTTACTGTGCAGACATTATTTGCCTTCAAGAG GTTCAAAATGACCATTATGAGGAATTTTTTGCTCCTGAATTGGACAAACATGGCTATAATGGTCttttcaagagaaaaacaaCTGAG GTATCCAGTGGCAACACAATTGATGGTTGTGCGACATTTTTCCGCAGAGACAGATTTTCCCATGTGAAGAAATATGAG GTTGAGTTCAATAAGGCTGCACAGTCTTTAACAGATGCCATGATTCCAACCACTCAGAAGAAAACTGCCTTGAATCGACTGGTCAAG GATAATGTTGCACTAATAGTGGTTCTAGAAACAAAAGTTAACAACCAACCAGTTGATAATCTCGGGAAAAGGCAACTTCTTTGTGTG GCAAATACACATGTGCATGTCCAGCAAGATTTAAAAGATGTCAAACTGTGGCAG GTGCATACTCTCTTAAAAGGGTTGGAAAAAATAGCTACAAGTGCAGACATTCCAATGTTGGTTTGTGGAGATTTTAATTCTGTTCCAGGAAGGTATGATGAATTGTTTCTCAAcatgtttcattttattttgcaagggttatttatttgtttatataaagGTTATTCTGAACTTTGTTGCAGTGCTCCTCATTCACTTCTTGCAATGGGGAAGGTAGACCCATCACATCCTGATTTAACTGTTGACCCACTTAATATTTTACGTCCTCATAGCAAGTTGGTTCATCATTTGCCACTG GTCAGTGCATACTCGTCTTTTGCAAGAACAGTAGGTCTTCCATTTGAGCAGCATAAAAGGAGACTGGATGGCGGAACAAATGAACCTTTATTCACAAGCGTCACTAGAGATTTTGTTGGCACTCTAGACTACATATTTTACACAG CGGATTCATTGGTTGTGGATTCATTATTGGAGTTATTGGATGAGGAAAGTTTGAGGAAGGACACTGCACTTCCTTCACCTGGATGGTCCTCAGATCATATAGCTCTCTTAGCTGGGTTTCGCTGCTGCAAGAGTAAGTCTAGGCATTGA